The Hymenobacter sp. 5317J-9 genome has a window encoding:
- a CDS encoding M64 family metallopeptidase, whose amino-acid sequence MKKLATLCFLLLLGIGMAAPLAAQTFPVDTLVKTGSLTRRINLVFVPDGYQASEMPLFLSRVNQVLTSFFGQTPFQEYQPYFNAFAIKVPSAQSGTTHPRTAPDCASTPSFAASTYFNSTFDYGGIHRLLVPQSNAAIAGVLATNFPRYDQVFVLVNHAEYGGSGGTWATASANASATEIMVHEIGHSFAGLSDEYWAGPQYARESANMTQTTSPTTVRWSPWMNTNGIGIISHATDPSWKKPHAGCKMQYLGPAYPFCAVCREAFVEKIHTLVSPLQAYTPTALSINAPTQNLNFALSLLAPAPNTLKVTWTLDGAAIGVRNAPTATVALSQLPVGSHVVRATVTDTTALTRRSTHAAQHTYTVNWTINRTTTAVRMASATAEYEVETYPNPVGDLLNLNYTLPRTAPVVLTLHDAAGRTVKTLRYNRQAAGRYQYQLRPEDLGVRAAGTYTLLINVDGVLISRQLTKE is encoded by the coding sequence ATGAAGAAACTTGCTACCCTTTGCTTCCTGCTACTGCTTGGTATCGGGATGGCCGCGCCGCTGGCCGCCCAGACATTCCCGGTAGACACCCTGGTCAAAACCGGCTCGCTGACCAGGCGCATCAACCTGGTTTTTGTGCCCGATGGCTACCAGGCCAGCGAGATGCCGCTGTTTCTGAGCCGCGTGAACCAGGTGCTGACCAGCTTCTTCGGGCAAACGCCGTTTCAGGAATACCAGCCGTATTTCAATGCGTTTGCCATCAAGGTGCCCTCGGCCCAGAGCGGCACCACGCACCCGCGCACAGCGCCCGACTGCGCCAGCACGCCCTCCTTTGCGGCGAGTACCTACTTCAACTCCACGTTTGACTACGGCGGCATTCACCGCCTGCTGGTGCCGCAGTCCAACGCCGCCATTGCCGGGGTGCTGGCCACCAATTTCCCGCGCTACGACCAGGTGTTTGTGCTGGTGAACCACGCCGAATACGGCGGTTCGGGCGGCACCTGGGCCACGGCTTCGGCCAACGCCAGCGCCACCGAAATCATGGTGCACGAAATCGGCCACTCGTTCGCGGGCCTGTCGGACGAGTACTGGGCCGGGCCGCAGTACGCCCGCGAGTCGGCCAACATGACCCAAACCACCTCCCCCACCACCGTGCGCTGGTCCCCGTGGATGAACACCAACGGCATCGGCATCATTTCGCACGCCACCGACCCCAGCTGGAAGAAGCCCCACGCTGGCTGCAAAATGCAGTACCTAGGCCCGGCTTATCCGTTTTGCGCGGTGTGTCGCGAGGCCTTTGTGGAGAAAATCCACACCCTAGTGTCGCCGCTGCAGGCTTACACGCCCACGGCGCTCAGCATCAACGCGCCCACCCAGAACCTCAACTTTGCGCTGAGCCTGCTGGCACCCGCTCCTAATACCCTCAAAGTGACCTGGACGCTGGACGGCGCGGCCATCGGAGTCCGCAACGCGCCCACGGCCACCGTAGCACTCTCTCAGCTGCCCGTGGGCAGCCACGTGGTGCGCGCCACCGTCACCGATACCACTGCCCTGACCCGCCGCAGCACCCACGCCGCCCAGCACACCTACACCGTGAACTGGACCATCAACCGCACCACCACGGCCGTGCGCATGGCCTCGGCCACGGCCGAATACGAGGTAGAAACCTACCCCAACCCGGTGGGCGACCTGCTCAACCTGAACTACACCCTGCCGCGCACCGCACCCGTGGTGCTCACCCTGCACGACGCCGCCGGCCGCACCGTGAAAACGCTGCGCTACAACCGCCAGGCCGCCGGCCGCTACCAGTACCAGCTGCGCCCCGAGGACCTGGGCGTGCGCGCTGCCGGCACCTACACCCTGCTGATAAACGTGGACGGCGTGCTGATTTCGCGGCAGCTCACAAAAGAATAA
- a CDS encoding MG2 domain-containing protein codes for MLARFRFLPLLLLLLAASSCSKKSAQEQAAQEQTDGEEIDPYANITFTFDDAVVDASKINQWDTTQFVQFSPAVPGRFKWTSAHELTFSPLSPFRPSTVFKAALRGENMPSGKQELALNRRAFHTPYLKMAAPQVFYGASKRAAGTAELAANLVFNYPVRPADVRPRLRVTQDGKPVAVEINSAEPDATLGLTFKQEVRPGSPLQVDIAPGLKPATGTIATDATLTAQADVPDQQTLEVRELTGSLLNGQPVVTVLTNQPVAAPDIEPNLKVTPKVAFSVETVESGFVLKGGFEVGKSYQIALAQGTRGTLGGVLNDKFSQTVSFEAERPSLDFSTSDKAMYLDALGARNLGLRINQVQKVKVTIAKVYANNIQQLLRGEKQYGYPEYDEDEPRESNTDEEGNYIDRSFQYYDTENIGNVLSERTISVNGLPKEAGLRLLNINLKDLEFQGPMKGLYVIRVQDTERQWLQVSKLVAVTDIGLIVKQGATGGTVVFANSIRTAQPLSGVTVNLVSSNNQVIGSTTTDNSGVAQFDSAASMKRFKLGMITATKEADFSFLDLTKSRVETSRFEVGGLTSNAAHYQAFLYGDRNLYRPGDTVRTNTVVRTEDWKSPAAGLPVKIRLLLPSGKEYSSLRQKLSAAGSFESSFILPPTVMTGLYTLEVLTGNDVLLTSRQISVEEFIPDRMKVTVTAAPAVLKPGQDVTASITAMNLFGPPAADRKFEVEFSLKQKAFAPKNYPNYNFTINSGEKRKTTSEDGEETSESALTSRFEKTVREGTTDATGKGTAAYTVPDYRDLGTLEGVAFATVFDETGRPVNRLATFDVQTQATMFGIANLPDLIGTKHALTVKLLALTPAGKPTTAPAEIKVVRKLWETVLERQGGRYVYNSQQREQTILSQTRPVGAETSFTFTPIYSGEYEVRVSRPGATSYVTQPFYAYGYGDTQANSFEVNNEGAVTIEADKPKYEPGETARLLLKAPFAGRILVTVERANVLDHFYVSTDGKAAEVKVPIKGEHVPNVYITATAVRALDGHDRLPLTVARGFLPLTVEKADSRLALALAAPAASRSQTWQTVEVTTAPRAQVTLAVVDEGILQLKNYQTPDPHAYFYQKRALEVSAFDVYPFILPELGTSSSGGDAADMRRRTNPVPNRRVKLVAKWSGVLTADADGKVLYRVRVPQFSGALRIMAVAYKDDAFNSREFTMKVADPVVISTALPRFMSPGDTIDVPVTFTNTTARGITGFAGIILNTHDPKPSRIATQGALVAIPSAEDLQEAETAIPGDRTGRRITLGPNSEKRIVYRVRANQLSGNGIVNTVFQSSTEKFREEIELPVRPAASLEKRTGSGVIAGGATLPLNLKTDFLPASLTSRLVVSRSPLTEFSKDLRYLLQYPYGCLEQTVSAAFPQLYYADLAATLQQKTGAGPKAQRYNPNYHVQEAIRKIEAMQLYNGSLSYWPGGDYDNWWATAYAAHFLQEAQQAGFAVNKSVLDKVLKYLAFRLKKRETEPYQYFDVNNIARERTIASREITYSLYVLALAGRQDPVALSYYRANRPLLTEDAKFLLACTQSLLGNQRAFRELLPAKFGSERAAKRALDGSFYSPIRDLGLMLNALVSTDPNNPQIPGMARQLSRRMKAAGWLNTQESAFALLALGKVARQNTRSTATAALFIDGKPAGNFTGKDLAVRNVANRNVSIRSAGRGSLYYFWETEGISASGQVHEEDSYLKVRRQFLTRDGAPLGTPTFRQNDLVVVKLTLEAGDAAGVIKNVAITDLLPAGLEIENPRIGALRELDWAKDASTPDYLDVRDDRINMFATATSTPQHFYYLCRAVSKGTFKLGPVNADAMYNAEYHSYNGAGVVRVK; via the coding sequence ATGCTGGCCCGTTTCCGTTTTTTGCCACTGCTGCTGTTGCTGTTGGCCGCTTCGTCGTGCTCTAAAAAATCGGCTCAGGAGCAGGCCGCCCAGGAGCAGACCGATGGGGAGGAAATTGACCCCTACGCCAACATCACCTTCACGTTTGACGACGCGGTGGTGGACGCCAGCAAAATCAATCAGTGGGACACCACGCAGTTTGTGCAGTTTTCGCCGGCGGTGCCGGGGCGGTTCAAGTGGACCAGCGCGCACGAACTGACGTTTTCGCCGCTGAGCCCCTTTCGGCCCAGCACGGTGTTCAAGGCCGCGCTGCGGGGCGAGAACATGCCCAGCGGCAAGCAGGAGCTGGCCCTGAACCGCCGGGCCTTCCACACGCCGTATTTGAAGATGGCGGCGCCGCAGGTATTCTACGGCGCCTCGAAGCGGGCGGCGGGCACGGCCGAGCTGGCCGCCAACCTCGTGTTCAACTACCCCGTGCGGCCCGCCGACGTGCGGCCCCGCCTGCGCGTGACCCAGGACGGCAAACCCGTGGCCGTGGAAATCAATTCGGCCGAGCCGGATGCCACGCTGGGCCTGACCTTCAAGCAGGAGGTGCGGCCGGGCTCGCCGCTGCAGGTCGACATTGCGCCGGGCCTGAAACCGGCTACCGGCACCATTGCGACGGATGCCACCCTCACGGCCCAGGCCGACGTACCCGACCAGCAAACCCTGGAAGTGCGCGAGCTGACGGGCTCGCTGCTCAACGGCCAGCCCGTGGTGACGGTGCTCACCAACCAGCCCGTGGCCGCGCCCGACATCGAGCCCAACCTCAAAGTGACGCCTAAAGTGGCTTTTTCGGTTGAAACCGTGGAAAGCGGCTTCGTGCTCAAGGGCGGTTTTGAGGTGGGTAAGTCCTACCAGATTGCGCTGGCGCAGGGTACGCGCGGCACGCTGGGCGGCGTGCTGAACGACAAGTTCAGCCAAACCGTGTCGTTTGAGGCGGAGCGGCCGAGCCTGGACTTTTCGACCTCCGACAAAGCCATGTACCTCGACGCGCTGGGCGCCCGCAACCTGGGCCTGCGCATCAACCAGGTGCAGAAGGTGAAGGTGACCATTGCGAAGGTGTACGCCAACAACATCCAGCAGCTGCTGCGCGGCGAAAAGCAGTACGGCTACCCCGAATACGACGAAGACGAACCGCGCGAATCGAACACCGACGAGGAAGGCAACTACATCGACCGCAGCTTCCAGTACTACGACACCGAAAACATCGGCAATGTGCTGTCGGAGCGCACCATTTCGGTGAATGGCCTGCCCAAGGAAGCCGGCCTGCGCCTGCTGAATATCAACCTGAAAGACCTGGAGTTTCAGGGGCCGATGAAGGGGCTGTACGTCATTCGGGTGCAGGATACCGAACGGCAGTGGCTGCAGGTGAGCAAGCTAGTGGCCGTGACGGACATCGGTCTGATTGTGAAGCAGGGTGCCACGGGCGGCACGGTGGTATTTGCCAATTCTATCCGGACCGCACAGCCGCTGAGCGGCGTCACGGTGAACCTGGTGAGCTCGAATAATCAGGTGATTGGCAGCACCACGACTGATAACTCCGGCGTGGCGCAGTTCGACTCGGCGGCCAGCATGAAGCGGTTTAAGCTGGGCATGATTACGGCCACGAAGGAAGCCGACTTTTCGTTTCTGGATTTGACCAAAAGCCGGGTCGAAACCTCCCGCTTCGAAGTGGGCGGGCTGACCTCGAACGCAGCGCACTACCAGGCGTTTTTGTACGGCGACCGCAACCTCTACCGGCCCGGCGACACCGTGCGGACGAATACCGTGGTGCGCACCGAAGATTGGAAAAGCCCGGCTGCCGGCCTGCCCGTGAAAATCCGCCTGCTGCTGCCCAGCGGCAAGGAATACAGCAGCCTGCGGCAGAAGCTGAGCGCAGCGGGCAGCTTCGAGAGCAGCTTCATTTTGCCGCCCACCGTGATGACCGGCCTCTACACCCTGGAAGTGCTGACCGGCAACGACGTGCTGCTGACCTCGCGCCAAATCAGCGTGGAAGAATTCATCCCCGACCGCATGAAGGTGACGGTGACGGCCGCCCCCGCCGTGCTCAAACCGGGCCAGGACGTGACGGCCAGCATCACGGCCATGAACCTGTTTGGCCCGCCCGCGGCCGACCGCAAGTTTGAGGTCGAATTCTCACTCAAGCAGAAGGCGTTTGCGCCGAAGAATTACCCCAATTACAACTTCACCATCAACAGCGGCGAAAAGCGCAAAACCACCAGCGAAGACGGCGAGGAAACCAGCGAAAGCGCCCTCACCTCGCGCTTCGAGAAAACCGTGCGCGAAGGCACCACCGACGCCACCGGCAAAGGCACGGCCGCCTACACCGTGCCCGACTACCGCGACCTCGGCACGCTGGAAGGCGTGGCCTTCGCCACCGTATTCGACGAAACCGGCCGGCCCGTGAACCGGCTCGCCACCTTCGACGTGCAGACGCAGGCCACCATGTTCGGCATCGCCAATCTGCCCGACCTCATCGGCACCAAACACGCCCTCACGGTGAAGCTGCTGGCCCTCACGCCCGCCGGCAAGCCCACCACCGCACCGGCCGAAATCAAGGTGGTGCGCAAGCTTTGGGAAACCGTGCTGGAGCGCCAGGGCGGCCGCTACGTGTACAATTCGCAGCAGCGCGAGCAAACCATTCTGAGCCAAACCCGCCCCGTGGGGGCCGAAACAAGCTTCACGTTCACGCCCATTTACTCGGGCGAGTACGAGGTGCGCGTGAGCCGGCCGGGGGCCACCAGCTACGTCACGCAGCCCTTTTACGCCTATGGCTACGGCGACACCCAGGCCAATTCCTTCGAGGTGAACAACGAGGGCGCCGTCACCATCGAGGCCGACAAGCCCAAGTACGAACCCGGCGAAACCGCCCGGCTCCTGCTCAAAGCGCCCTTCGCCGGCCGCATCCTGGTAACGGTGGAGCGGGCCAACGTGCTCGACCATTTCTACGTGAGCACCGACGGCAAGGCGGCCGAGGTGAAGGTGCCAATCAAGGGCGAGCATGTGCCCAACGTGTACATCACCGCCACAGCTGTGCGCGCCCTCGACGGCCACGACCGCCTGCCCCTCACCGTGGCCCGCGGCTTCCTGCCCCTCACGGTGGAAAAAGCCGATTCGCGCCTCGCCCTGGCCCTGGCCGCGCCGGCTGCCAGCCGCTCCCAAACCTGGCAAACGGTGGAAGTAACCACCGCGCCCCGCGCCCAGGTCACGCTGGCCGTGGTGGACGAGGGCATTCTGCAGCTCAAAAACTACCAGACGCCCGACCCGCACGCCTACTTCTACCAGAAGCGCGCCCTCGAAGTATCGGCCTTCGACGTGTACCCATTCATCTTGCCGGAACTGGGCACCAGCAGCAGCGGGGGCGACGCCGCCGACATGCGCCGCCGCACCAACCCCGTGCCCAACCGCCGCGTGAAACTGGTGGCCAAGTGGAGCGGCGTGCTCACCGCCGATGCCGACGGCAAAGTGCTCTACCGGGTGCGCGTGCCGCAGTTCAGCGGGGCACTCCGCATCATGGCCGTGGCCTACAAAGACGATGCGTTCAACTCGCGCGAGTTCACCATGAAGGTGGCTGACCCGGTGGTGATTTCGACGGCGCTGCCGCGGTTTATGAGCCCGGGCGATACGATTGATGTGCCGGTGACTTTCACGAACACAACTGCGCGAGGAATCACTGGGTTCGCTGGAATCATTTTGAACACGCACGACCCTAAACCTTCGCGGATAGCAACTCAAGGGGCTTTAGTAGCTATTCCTTCTGCCGAAGATTTGCAGGAAGCGGAAACAGCCATTCCCGGTGATAGGACCGGCCGCAGAATTACGCTGGGCCCTAACAGCGAGAAGCGAATTGTTTATCGGGTTCGGGCTAATCAATTGAGTGGCAATGGCATTGTTAACACGGTTTTTCAATCGTCGACAGAGAAATTCCGTGAAGAAATCGAACTCCCCGTTCGCCCAGCCGCCTCGCTCGAAAAGCGCACCGGCAGCGGCGTGATTGCCGGCGGGGCCACGCTCCCGCTCAACCTGAAAACCGATTTCCTGCCCGCCTCACTCACCAGCCGGCTTGTTGTGAGCCGCTCGCCGCTCACGGAGTTCAGCAAGGATTTGCGCTACCTGCTGCAATACCCCTACGGCTGCCTGGAGCAAACCGTGTCGGCCGCCTTCCCGCAGCTCTACTACGCCGATTTGGCGGCCACTTTGCAGCAGAAAACCGGGGCCGGGCCTAAAGCGCAGCGCTACAACCCGAACTACCACGTGCAGGAAGCCATCCGCAAGATTGAGGCGATGCAGCTCTACAACGGCAGCCTGAGCTACTGGCCGGGCGGCGACTACGACAACTGGTGGGCCACCGCCTACGCCGCCCATTTCCTGCAGGAAGCCCAGCAGGCCGGCTTCGCGGTGAATAAATCCGTCCTCGACAAGGTGCTGAAATACCTGGCCTTCCGCCTCAAAAAACGCGAAACCGAGCCCTACCAGTACTTCGACGTCAACAACATTGCCCGCGAACGCACCATCGCCAGCCGCGAAATCACTTACTCGCTCTACGTCCTGGCCCTGGCCGGCCGCCAGGACCCCGTGGCCCTGAGCTACTACCGCGCCAACCGCCCTCTGCTCACCGAAGACGCCAAATTCCTACTGGCCTGTACGCAGAGCCTGCTCGGCAACCAGCGCGCCTTCCGCGAGCTGCTGCCCGCCAAGTTCGGCAGCGAGCGAGCGGCCAAGCGTGCCCTCGACGGCTCGTTCTACTCCCCCATCCGCGACCTCGGCCTCATGCTCAACGCCCTCGTCAGCACCGACCCCAACAACCCGCAAATCCCCGGCATGGCCCGCCAGCTCAGCCGCCGGATGAAAGCGGCCGGTTGGCTCAACACCCAGGAAAGTGCCTTCGCCCTACTGGCCCTCGGCAAAGTAGCCCGCCAAAACACCCGCAGCACCGCCACCGCCGCCCTCTTCATCGACGGCAAACCAGCCGGCAATTTCACCGGCAAAGACCTCGCCGTGCGCAACGTGGCCAACCGCAACGTGAGCATCCGCAGCGCCGGCCGCGGCAGCCTCTACTACTTCTGGGAAACCGAGGGCATCTCGGCCAGCGGCCAGGTGCACGAGGAAGATTCTTACCTGAAAGTGCGCCGCCAGTTCCTCACCCGCGACGGCGCCCCGCTGGGCACGCCCACCTTCCGCCAAAATGATTTGGTAGTAGTGAAGCTCACGCTCGAAGCCGGCGACGCGGCCGGGGTAATCAAAAACGTAGCCATCACCGACTTGCTGCCCGCTGGTCTGGAAATTGAAAACCCGCGCATCGGCGCTTTGCGCGAGCTGGATTGGGCGAAGGACGCCAGCACGCCCGATTACCTGGATGTGCGCGACGACCGGATTAACATGTTTGCCACGGCCACGAGTACGCCGCAGCATTTTTACTACCTCTGCCGCGCCGTGTCGAAAGGCACATTTAAGTTGGGCCCGGTGAATGCGGATGCGATGTACAACGCGGAGTACCACAGCTACAACGGGGCCGGGGTGGTACGGGTGAAATGA
- the pbpC gene encoding penicillin-binding protein 1C: MTKRLKLAASAVLALVGVLFLLDWLFPLPPAPRYSPIVLAADGSVLHAFLNPTQKWRMKTELAEITPALQQAIINKEDRYFRYHLGVNPVAIMQAAGRNMFRKGRTTGASTITMQVARLLEPKERTFGNKLKEMLRAMQLEAHYSKAEILQLYLNLVPYGGNIEGVKSAAQLYFQQPPDYLSLAQTVTLAIIPNQPRVLVLGKNNALILAERNRWLRQFQQQHLFPDQDIADALAEPLDAQRHAAPTLAPHLARRLVTQFPTQPIIRSTLRRSPQANAEDLTRNYVRRLHELGISQAAVLVVNNRTRAVEAYVGSADFQDAASAGQVDGVRAIRSPGSTLKPFLYALAVDRGIVTPKLKLPDVPTNFSGFRPENFDKSCAGEVTVERALTYSLNIPAVRVLAEVGVPTFTDKLRAASFKSVAKAAPQLGLSTILGGCGATLEELTGLYAALADGGRWRALRLVAPSASTSPPDPLSKREGAPDMHQITSAKKSTVQTGAPSLLERGSGGEVLAARLVSPAAAFLITDILAQRTRPDLPMGYQNSRHLPKIAWKTGTSYGRRDAWSIGYNHDYTIGVWVGNFSGQGSPALTGADVASPLLFDLFNSLAYNSPNRWATPPATLDFRLVCAETGLVPGEHCPNQLIDYYLPGTSSARRCEHQKEALISADGAISYCRACVPEAGFKRQLFLNPLPEVLAFREAQGLPASRLPAHNPACRLVRNADEGTGAALVITSPLDHAEYVLNRGEKQQMLLSCAAGSEVRQVFWYVNDRFLRAAAATERVFFRPPSGTVKISCADDHGRNVDIELQVVEM; encoded by the coding sequence GTGACCAAGCGGCTTAAGCTGGCGGCCAGTGCGGTACTGGCCTTAGTCGGCGTGCTTTTTTTGCTCGATTGGCTGTTTCCCCTACCGCCTGCGCCGCGTTATTCTCCCATCGTGCTGGCGGCCGACGGCAGCGTGCTCCACGCCTTCCTGAACCCCACGCAAAAGTGGCGCATGAAAACCGAGCTGGCGGAAATCACGCCGGCCTTGCAACAGGCCATTATCAATAAGGAAGACCGGTATTTCCGCTACCATTTGGGGGTGAACCCCGTGGCGATAATGCAGGCCGCGGGGCGCAATATGTTCCGAAAAGGCCGCACCACCGGGGCCAGCACCATCACCATGCAGGTGGCCCGGCTGCTGGAGCCCAAGGAGCGCACCTTCGGCAACAAGCTGAAGGAAATGCTGCGCGCCATGCAGCTGGAAGCTCATTACAGCAAGGCCGAAATTCTGCAGCTTTACCTGAACCTAGTGCCTTATGGCGGCAACATTGAAGGGGTGAAATCGGCCGCGCAGCTCTACTTCCAGCAGCCGCCCGACTACCTCTCCCTGGCCCAAACCGTCACGCTGGCCATCATCCCGAACCAACCGCGCGTGCTGGTGCTGGGCAAAAACAACGCCCTGATTCTGGCCGAGCGCAACCGCTGGCTGCGGCAGTTCCAGCAGCAGCACCTGTTTCCGGACCAGGACATTGCCGACGCCCTGGCGGAGCCGCTGGATGCGCAGCGCCACGCGGCGCCCACGCTGGCCCCGCACCTGGCGCGGCGCTTGGTCACGCAGTTTCCCACACAGCCCATCATCCGCTCCACCCTGCGGCGCAGCCCGCAGGCCAATGCCGAGGACCTGACCCGCAACTACGTGCGACGCCTGCACGAGCTGGGCATTTCGCAGGCCGCCGTGCTGGTGGTGAACAACCGCACCCGCGCCGTGGAAGCCTACGTGGGGTCGGCCGATTTTCAGGATGCTGCCAGCGCCGGGCAGGTGGACGGCGTGCGGGCCATTCGTTCGCCCGGCAGCACGCTCAAGCCCTTCCTCTACGCCCTGGCCGTGGACCGCGGCATTGTGACGCCGAAGCTGAAGCTGCCCGACGTGCCCACCAATTTCAGCGGCTTTCGACCCGAAAACTTCGACAAGAGCTGCGCCGGCGAAGTGACCGTGGAGCGCGCCCTGACCTACTCGCTCAACATCCCGGCCGTGCGCGTGCTGGCCGAGGTGGGTGTGCCCACCTTCACGGATAAACTACGGGCCGCCAGCTTCAAAAGCGTGGCCAAAGCAGCCCCGCAGCTGGGCCTGAGCACCATCCTGGGCGGCTGTGGCGCTACGCTGGAGGAGTTGACGGGCCTGTACGCCGCCCTGGCGGATGGCGGGCGGTGGCGAGCTTTGCGACTAGTGGCGCCCTCCGCGTCGACCTCACCCCCTGACCCCCTCTCCAAAAGAGAGGGGGCACCGGACATGCACCAAATAACTTCAGCTAAAAAGTCGACTGTACAAACCGGTGCCCCCTCTCTTTTGGAGAGGGGGTCAGGGGGTGAGGTCCTGGCAGCACGACTCGTCTCCCCCGCCGCGGCCTTCCTCATCACCGACATCCTGGCCCAGCGCACGCGCCCCGACCTGCCGATGGGCTACCAGAACAGCCGGCACCTGCCCAAAATTGCCTGGAAAACCGGCACCAGCTACGGCCGCCGCGACGCCTGGAGCATCGGCTACAACCACGACTACACCATCGGCGTGTGGGTGGGCAATTTTAGCGGGCAGGGTAGCCCGGCGCTGACGGGCGCCGACGTGGCCTCGCCCCTGCTTTTCGACCTGTTCAATTCCCTGGCCTATAACTCGCCCAACCGCTGGGCCACCCCGCCCGCCACCCTCGACTTCCGGCTGGTGTGTGCCGAAACCGGCTTGGTGCCCGGCGAGCACTGCCCCAACCAGCTCATCGACTACTACCTGCCCGGCACCTCCTCCGCCCGGCGCTGCGAGCACCAGAAAGAAGCCCTTATTTCTGCCGATGGGGCCATTTCCTACTGCCGGGCCTGCGTGCCCGAAGCGGGTTTCAAGCGGCAGCTGTTTCTGAATCCCTTGCCCGAAGTCCTGGCTTTTCGCGAGGCCCAAGGCCTGCCTGCATCGCGCCTGCCGGCCCACAACCCCGCCTGCCGGCTCGTACGGAACGCCGACGAAGGCACCGGCGCCGCCCTGGTCATTACCTCGCCCCTCGACCACGCCGAGTACGTGCTGAACCGCGGCGAAAAGCAGCAAATGCTGCTGAGCTGCGCGGCCGGTAGCGAGGTCCGCCAGGTATTCTGGTACGTGAACGACCGGTTTCTACGAGCCGCGGCGGCCACCGAGCGAGTGTTTTTCCGTCCGCCCAGCGGCACCGTCAAAATCTCCTGCGCCGACGACCACGGCCGCAACGTAGACATCGAGCTGCAGGTGGTTGAGATGTAA